In Candidatus Nitronauta litoralis, one DNA window encodes the following:
- a CDS encoding tetratricopeptide repeat protein: protein MIKTFQTFLISVLLMVSSLTFAQGETQEFALPPMQMGETLLKMGQFEGAEAIYSKLFETGAENPYVVRGLVKAKAGLKKIEEVTGFLEEYLKKNPDSSSVLYGLGLASFINKNSEKAESYLNRAIEKNSQNSPAYNTLAVLYFDKNDYQNAIKKLQTAIDKSPGDLLVYRNLLRTYQAMGKEETFLKEFEAAKAQKSRANTLGYGRAYAAYLRQEGFKAYGAGNVNKTFEQMTAMLKVYQDIKHPTGEVSALFSLALLEEERGQKNAALEHYRKLLKINPDHIQARERIKEIEQGIKNQ from the coding sequence TTGATTAAAACCTTTCAGACATTTCTAATATCTGTCCTACTAATGGTGTCTTCTCTAACTTTTGCGCAGGGGGAGACTCAGGAGTTTGCCCTCCCTCCCATGCAGATGGGTGAAACCCTGCTCAAGATGGGACAGTTTGAGGGTGCTGAAGCGATCTATTCAAAACTGTTTGAAACCGGTGCTGAAAATCCTTATGTGGTTCGAGGATTGGTAAAAGCAAAAGCGGGTTTGAAAAAGATTGAAGAAGTTACCGGATTTCTGGAGGAGTATTTAAAAAAGAATCCAGACTCATCCTCGGTCCTATACGGGTTGGGCCTTGCCAGTTTTATAAACAAGAATTCTGAAAAGGCGGAGTCTTATTTGAACCGGGCCATTGAAAAAAATTCACAGAACAGTCCGGCCTACAACACCCTGGCTGTTTTATATTTTGATAAGAATGATTATCAGAATGCTATTAAAAAATTGCAGACGGCAATTGATAAAAGTCCTGGAGACCTCCTGGTATATCGCAACCTTTTGCGCACTTATCAGGCAATGGGCAAGGAAGAGACATTTTTGAAAGAATTCGAGGCTGCCAAAGCGCAAAAGTCCCGCGCGAATACGTTGGGGTATGGTCGGGCTTATGCTGCTTATCTTCGTCAGGAGGGTTTCAAAGCTTATGGGGCTGGAAATGTAAACAAGACTTTTGAACAAATGACGGCCATGTTGAAGGTGTATCAGGACATCAAACATCCCACTGGAGAGGTTTCGGCATTGTTTAGTCTAGCTTTGCTGGAAGAAGAAAGAGGTCAGAAAAATGCGGCGTTAGAGCATTATCGGAAGCTTTTAAAAATCAACCCGGATCATATCCAAGCCAGGGAGCGAATTAAGGAAATTGAACAAGGAATTAAAAATCAGTAA
- the dnaB gene encoding replicative DNA helicase, whose protein sequence is MSLRKLPPYLEEAEQYVLGACLFSPDGISRTLEILEEGDFYKTSHRKIFACMCRLFEAAQPIDVLTLAETLRKENELDDIGGLDYLDFLEGLVPTSAAIAHHAKIVREKRILRDLIETATEIVTNSYDDSEEAETILDRAEQAIFQISERKSKRNFFSLKEIVKSNFDAIEKLFENPGTVTGLESGFKDLDQLTSGFQPSDLIIVAGRPSMGKTSFALDMARFIATRRGKTVGLFSLEMSKEQIGLRLLCSEARMSSVKLRTGFIPSSSWPDLTAAAGRLSEAPLFIDDSADLSTLDLRARARRLMAEHNLGIIVIDYLQLMHGRSGTESRQLEISEISRGIKGLAKELNIPIIALSQLSRGVESRTDKRPLLSDLRESGSIEQDADVVMFIYRDEVYNPESPDVGVAEILIRKQRNGPIGDVRLAFQKESTRFDNLSHFEQAAPEFQENAVPPTI, encoded by the coding sequence ATTTCCCTAAGAAAACTTCCGCCTTATCTTGAAGAAGCCGAGCAATATGTTCTGGGTGCCTGCCTGTTTTCCCCGGATGGTATTTCACGTACGCTCGAAATCCTTGAAGAAGGCGATTTTTACAAAACCAGCCATCGTAAAATATTTGCCTGCATGTGTCGTTTGTTTGAGGCCGCTCAGCCAATCGATGTGCTGACCCTTGCTGAAACCCTGCGCAAGGAAAATGAACTCGACGATATAGGTGGACTTGACTACCTGGACTTTCTTGAAGGGCTGGTGCCGACATCAGCAGCGATTGCCCATCACGCCAAAATCGTCCGGGAAAAAAGGATTCTGCGCGACCTGATCGAGACGGCGACTGAAATTGTCACGAACAGTTACGATGACTCCGAAGAGGCGGAGACTATACTCGACCGGGCAGAGCAGGCGATCTTCCAAATATCTGAAAGAAAATCCAAACGCAATTTTTTCAGCCTGAAGGAAATCGTCAAAAGTAATTTTGATGCGATAGAAAAGTTATTCGAAAACCCGGGTACTGTGACGGGGCTTGAATCAGGTTTTAAAGATCTTGATCAACTGACCTCCGGGTTTCAGCCTTCTGACCTGATTATCGTGGCGGGTCGCCCCAGTATGGGGAAAACCAGTTTTGCGCTGGATATGGCCAGGTTTATTGCCACACGGCGAGGCAAGACGGTTGGATTGTTCAGCCTGGAAATGTCGAAAGAACAGATTGGCCTCAGGTTGCTTTGTTCAGAAGCCCGGATGAGCTCGGTAAAATTGAGGACCGGGTTTATTCCAAGTTCCAGTTGGCCCGATTTGACAGCCGCAGCCGGACGACTTTCCGAGGCACCCTTGTTCATTGACGACAGTGCAGACCTTTCTACACTTGATTTGCGTGCTCGGGCCCGACGTTTAATGGCAGAGCACAATCTGGGGATAATTGTCATTGATTACCTTCAGCTAATGCATGGTCGGTCTGGTACTGAGAGTCGGCAATTGGAGATTTCCGAAATTTCCCGCGGGATCAAGGGGTTGGCCAAGGAGTTGAATATTCCAATCATTGCGCTGTCCCAGCTCAGTCGTGGAGTCGAAAGTCGCACAGACAAAAGACCGTTGCTTTCAGACCTGCGTGAATCGGGGTCCATTGAGCAGGATGCGGATGTAGTGATGTTTATTTATCGTGACGAAGTTTACAATCCGGAGTCCCCGGATGTTGGCGTGGCCGAAATTCTGATTCGTAAACAGAGAAACGGACCTATCGGCGATGTGAGGCTGGCTTTTCAAAAAGAAAGTACCCGCTTCGACAACCTCAGTCATTTCGAGCAGGCTGCTCCCGAGTTTCAGGAGAATGCCGTACCCCCTACCATATGA
- a CDS encoding 50S ribosomal protein L9 translates to MKVLLKEDVEHVGSVGDEVDVKDGFARNFLIPRGKALHATPKNVKAYTHQKMVVMKRLKKLQAGAQEVADKIAALTCTVKKKVGEQGKLFGSVTSQEIGDFLRAQGVNIDRRRIQLSEPIKKLGEFEVPVKLHPEVTGKIKVVVESEDPEPEAPAAEAAEEVETNTEAPEEETTAEKETEE, encoded by the coding sequence ATGAAGGTTTTGTTGAAAGAGGATGTAGAACACGTTGGTTCTGTTGGTGATGAAGTGGATGTGAAAGACGGTTTCGCACGAAATTTTCTGATCCCGAGAGGAAAAGCTCTTCACGCCACACCGAAGAATGTCAAAGCCTATACTCATCAAAAGATGGTGGTTATGAAACGCCTGAAGAAGTTGCAGGCAGGGGCGCAGGAAGTGGCAGATAAAATTGCTGCTCTGACCTGTACCGTAAAAAAGAAAGTAGGCGAACAGGGCAAGCTATTTGGATCGGTGACCAGCCAGGAAATTGGAGACTTTTTGCGTGCCCAGGGAGTAAACATAGACCGGCGAAGGATTCAGTTGTCGGAGCCGATCAAAAAACTCGGAGAATTTGAAGTCCCGGTGAAACTGCACCCGGAAGTGACCGGTAAAATTAAAGTTGTGGTTGAGTCTGAAGATCCTGAGCCGGAAGCTCCAGCCGCTGAAGCTGCAGAGGAGGTCGAAACCAATACGGAGGCCCCTGAAGAGGAAACAACAGCGGAAAAAGAAACGGAAGAATAA
- a CDS encoding DUF2232 domain-containing protein: MPEAPNPVTVFLPFGLFMFIMLGSLIAPSLGLMLSLLMPAPLVLLYLQHGKSAGMFALGAVLVVLSLTAGLNAAMGFAVAYAIVVVFLAEGIRFNLPPDKTIAVAALSAALLSGILIWITLTGEGHSPVEFLQGKLKVIAEDSLKAFKESGASAEEMALMKEATQYYVSAISRAPVAILVVGAMLTATLNYLLVRSLWLKFYPATYFQDSEPANWILPDQIVWGFILSFGTLFLGDGAIKWVGLNIFIIVLTLYYFQGLAIALSILKAKKAHVVVSGIVFLLVLTQPPMIGLAIGLGLFDTWVDFRKIRKPVIPAQDEPEDYED; this comes from the coding sequence TTGCCCGAAGCACCAAACCCGGTCACGGTATTCTTACCGTTTGGCCTGTTCATGTTCATCATGCTCGGGTCGCTGATTGCGCCCAGCCTGGGGCTGATGTTGAGCCTGCTGATGCCAGCACCGTTGGTGTTGCTTTACCTTCAGCATGGAAAGTCCGCCGGAATGTTTGCCCTTGGGGCGGTTCTGGTGGTGTTGAGTTTGACCGCCGGCCTGAATGCAGCGATGGGATTTGCTGTTGCCTATGCTATCGTGGTGGTTTTTCTGGCAGAGGGCATCCGGTTTAATTTGCCGCCGGATAAAACAATTGCTGTGGCGGCTCTTTCAGCAGCCCTTCTATCCGGGATTTTGATTTGGATTACCTTGACCGGCGAAGGGCATTCGCCTGTAGAGTTTTTGCAGGGGAAGCTAAAGGTCATAGCAGAAGATTCCCTGAAAGCTTTTAAGGAGTCGGGCGCATCTGCTGAAGAAATGGCCCTGATGAAGGAAGCGACTCAGTATTACGTCTCTGCTATTTCAAGGGCTCCCGTTGCGATTCTGGTAGTCGGGGCCATGTTAACGGCAACATTAAACTACCTGTTGGTCCGGTCGCTTTGGTTGAAGTTCTACCCAGCCACGTATTTCCAGGATTCGGAGCCAGCAAACTGGATTTTGCCAGACCAGATAGTCTGGGGATTTATCCTCTCTTTTGGAACCCTGTTTCTTGGAGATGGGGCAATAAAGTGGGTTGGTCTGAACATATTCATAATTGTTCTGACCTTGTACTATTTTCAGGGACTGGCAATCGCCCTGTCCATTTTGAAGGCTAAAAAAGCCCACGTCGTTGTGTCCGGGATAGTTTTCCTCCTGGTACTGACGCAACCGCCGATGATAGGGCTGGCCATAGGGTTGGGATTGTTTGATACCTGGGTCGATTTCAGGAAAATAAGAAAGCCGGTCATTCCGGCGCAGGATGAGCCAGAAGATTACGAAGATTAA
- the rpsR gene encoding 30S ribosomal protein S18: MATGKKRGFFTQKICRFCAEKIQYIDFHDIKLLKPLISERGKIVPSRISGNCAGHQRQLTEAVKRARNIALLPFSVEY; this comes from the coding sequence ATGGCTACAGGAAAAAAAAGAGGTTTTTTTACACAAAAAATTTGCCGGTTTTGCGCTGAGAAGATTCAGTACATTGACTTTCACGACATCAAGCTTCTCAAGCCTCTGATTTCCGAGCGGGGCAAAATTGTTCCCTCCAGGATTTCAGGAAACTGCGCAGGGCACCAGCGTCAGCTGACCGAAGCCGTAAAGAGGGCTCGAAATATCGCGCTGTTGCCGTTTTCGGTCGAATACTAG
- the ssb gene encoding single-stranded DNA-binding protein, with product MASYNKVLLMGNLTRDPELRFTASGAAVASFGLAVNRKYKSGDEWKEDVCFVDITVWGRTAENCTEYLNKGSGVFIEGRLNFQSWEAQDGQKRNKLEVVANVVQFLGKSGSGKPSMDMDGGGGGMGEGAPPKDDIPF from the coding sequence ATGGCAAGTTACAACAAAGTTCTTTTAATGGGGAATTTGACTCGTGATCCTGAATTACGTTTCACCGCAAGTGGTGCGGCAGTTGCAAGCTTTGGTCTTGCAGTAAACCGTAAATACAAAAGCGGTGATGAGTGGAAAGAGGACGTGTGTTTTGTCGATATCACAGTCTGGGGAAGGACAGCGGAAAACTGCACCGAGTATCTTAATAAAGGCAGCGGTGTTTTTATTGAGGGCCGATTAAATTTCCAATCCTGGGAAGCTCAGGATGGTCAAAAAAGAAACAAACTGGAAGTGGTGGCCAATGTAGTTCAATTTCTTGGTAAATCCGGCTCCGGAAAACCCTCCATGGATATGGATGGTGGAGGAGGCGGAATGGGCGAGGGCGCCCCACCCAAAGACGACATCCCTTTTTAA
- the rpsF gene encoding 30S ribosomal protein S6, giving the protein MRHYQTVIILKPDLDEGHVDQAVEKLNELLEKCDGKDTRLEKWGKKRLAYRIKKNKFGYYLNWFHTCDPSRIADFEKELQLYDLVIKYMVIRLEEKDLDRLLKPIEETAAEEASGEGTEKAGESSDKKEPENKEQEKKEPEKKEESPASA; this is encoded by the coding sequence TTGCGTCATTATCAAACCGTAATTATTTTAAAGCCAGACCTTGATGAAGGTCATGTCGACCAGGCTGTTGAAAAACTAAACGAGCTTCTTGAGAAGTGTGATGGTAAAGACACCCGACTTGAAAAGTGGGGTAAAAAACGCCTGGCCTACCGAATCAAAAAAAATAAATTTGGTTATTACCTCAACTGGTTTCATACCTGCGACCCCAGTCGGATTGCAGACTTTGAAAAGGAACTTCAGTTGTATGACCTGGTTATCAAATACATGGTCATCCGGCTTGAAGAAAAAGATCTTGATCGCCTTTTGAAACCGATTGAAGAAACCGCGGCCGAAGAAGCCAGTGGCGAAGGCACAGAGAAAGCCGGAGAGAGTTCTGATAAAAAAGAACCAGAGAACAAAGAACAAGAGAAAAAAGAACCAGAGAAAAAAGAGGAATCACCGGCCTCAGCCTGA
- a CDS encoding VCBS repeat-containing protein, producing the protein MKTILTKIPISVLAVIGLISCDLPQAKPPPDLFRKIHLARVGQGPGYLASGDLDLDGFPDIISCNSKGHSLSILWGKGDGTFEDPQTQTTGLEPSFAMITDVNQDEVPDLIFNSRGSDAVLVQLGRGKRQFLKPVRIPTGKVPLAIIPGNFNEDDALDLAVTLTFNKVQIFLGVGDGSFKQGDTYQTGSRSLSGVASDFDRDGHTDLALAVSSSTTSSIRLYSGSGEGTFKQVKRIALNLRPLILIQKDMNGDGTEDLVFSTAIQDNLYAMMVKADGTFEEPEAFSGGGGPISLVAEDFDGDHKPDVAVANSRSSSFSLITRTREGGFYFPTRDYVTGSTPLALTSSDFNQDGKMDIAVSSNTDGTVEVYLNQRGLR; encoded by the coding sequence ATGAAAACTATTTTGACCAAAATTCCAATATCGGTCCTTGCCGTTATTGGCCTCATATCTTGCGACCTGCCCCAGGCCAAGCCGCCACCGGACCTGTTCAGGAAGATCCACCTCGCCCGGGTAGGCCAGGGACCGGGATATCTTGCCTCCGGAGACCTTGATCTGGATGGGTTTCCGGATATCATCTCTTGCAATTCCAAAGGACACAGTCTTTCCATTCTCTGGGGTAAGGGGGATGGCACTTTCGAAGACCCTCAAACCCAGACCACCGGCCTTGAGCCTTCATTTGCCATGATTACGGATGTTAACCAGGACGAGGTGCCCGACCTCATTTTCAACTCCAGGGGGTCTGATGCTGTCCTGGTCCAGTTGGGTCGGGGGAAACGGCAATTTCTAAAACCCGTAAGAATACCGACCGGTAAAGTTCCACTGGCCATCATCCCGGGAAATTTTAATGAAGATGATGCTCTCGATCTCGCAGTCACCCTCACCTTCAACAAAGTCCAGATTTTTCTGGGCGTGGGAGATGGCAGCTTCAAACAGGGGGACACTTACCAGACAGGGTCGAGATCCCTCTCTGGTGTGGCGAGCGATTTTGACCGGGATGGTCATACAGACCTGGCTCTTGCAGTCAGCAGCAGCACAACCAGTTCCATAAGGCTCTATTCTGGAAGCGGTGAGGGTACTTTTAAACAGGTCAAACGAATTGCGTTAAACCTTCGCCCTTTGATTCTGATCCAGAAAGACATGAATGGCGATGGAACGGAGGACCTGGTTTTTTCCACTGCCATTCAAGATAATCTTTACGCCATGATGGTCAAGGCGGATGGAACATTCGAAGAACCGGAAGCCTTTTCCGGTGGAGGTGGTCCAATTTCATTGGTCGCTGAAGATTTTGACGGTGACCATAAACCTGATGTTGCAGTGGCCAATTCCCGAAGCAGCAGCTTTTCACTTATCACCCGGACCCGCGAAGGAGGATTTTACTTTCCTACTCGCGACTACGTAACAGGCAGCACTCCTTTAGCGCTAACCAGCAGCGACTTTAATCAGGATGGGAAAATGGACATTGCCGTTTCAAGCAATACAGATGGAACCGTCGAGGTTTATCTGAATCAAAGAGGATTGCGCTGA
- a CDS encoding peptide ABC transporter substrate-binding protein yields the protein MLIKKILIWTPILLVAILLQSFFWVPTYDDQATGNPKRLLRYIEATTGDARILNPILSADSASSDINERVFDGLLDLDDQLRLRPRLAKSWEQFEEAYLIWNPSWEHPDIKTPKQLARQLIRHLKVNKGWRSNLKKVEVIKRDASEGKIKVTERDAEGRPVLENGKPKRKSVDYKIESPLVINFTLKTIDQDFFKPIQNFLGQEYFDSFPYQHFIRAKNNSNQLQLESQYQELLQVTEHNPVIIFDLKENIRFHDGHVFDSGDVLFTYESIMDPSNLSPRRSDYEPVKKAEPLGPHQIKFTYKRLFSPAINAWTMGILPEHLLNKNVLEKEAKAKGLIGKDAAAFTLQDTTFNRHPIGTGPFRFVEWQSDELIRLERNPDYWDGPPEFEEFVMRVIPDALTRELEFYAGAVDNYDVEPYQVKRLANDPRYQSFSTVGFNYSYIGYNLRKPLFKDPEVRRALGMALDVEKIIKYVIYEQGERVTGPYPKITDWYDPSVKPLPYDPEGAIEILNRLGWEKNADGWLEKDGKEFEFNLITNNGNPSRKAILTVVQNQWRKIGIKCNTQLFEWAVFLKDFVNSMKFDALILGWSMGIDPDLYQLWHSSQTGPRQLNFVGFENEKADELIVRIRQEYDHDRQIEMAHKLHALIAKEQPYTFLFVGKAARLLDKKLVIVDQNPDGTESYRKITPVKGGNIRYYFNQWRKLPKAPEFAASQ from the coding sequence ATGTTGATAAAAAAAATCCTGATTTGGACTCCAATACTCCTGGTTGCGATCCTTTTGCAGTCGTTCTTCTGGGTCCCCACCTATGACGACCAGGCTACGGGAAATCCCAAAAGACTCCTGCGGTACATTGAAGCTACAACGGGCGATGCACGGATATTGAATCCTATCCTGAGTGCGGACAGTGCCAGTAGCGATATCAATGAGCGTGTTTTTGATGGTTTGCTGGACCTTGATGACCAGCTGCGTTTGCGCCCGCGACTGGCTAAAAGCTGGGAACAGTTTGAAGAAGCTTATTTGATCTGGAACCCCAGTTGGGAACATCCCGACATAAAAACACCCAAGCAACTCGCCCGGCAATTGATTCGTCACTTGAAAGTAAATAAAGGTTGGCGCAGTAATTTAAAAAAGGTTGAAGTAATAAAAAGAGATGCCAGCGAAGGAAAGATTAAAGTAACCGAACGCGATGCAGAGGGTAGACCTGTTTTGGAAAATGGCAAACCTAAGAGAAAGTCTGTCGACTACAAAATTGAATCTCCTCTGGTCATAAACTTTACATTGAAAACCATCGACCAGGATTTTTTTAAACCCATCCAGAATTTTCTGGGCCAGGAATATTTTGACTCGTTTCCCTACCAGCATTTTATCCGCGCTAAAAATAACTCGAACCAGTTACAACTTGAATCTCAATACCAGGAACTGCTTCAAGTAACCGAGCATAACCCGGTCATTATTTTTGACCTAAAAGAAAATATTCGCTTCCATGACGGGCATGTTTTTGATTCTGGAGATGTGTTGTTTACTTATGAATCGATCATGGACCCCAGTAATCTTTCACCACGCCGTTCAGACTACGAACCCGTAAAAAAAGCGGAGCCCCTTGGGCCACACCAAATCAAATTCACTTACAAGCGTTTATTCTCTCCTGCTATCAATGCCTGGACCATGGGTATTCTGCCCGAGCATCTGTTGAACAAAAACGTTCTGGAGAAGGAAGCAAAAGCAAAAGGGTTGATTGGAAAAGACGCGGCTGCTTTCACCCTGCAGGACACGACATTTAATCGCCACCCTATTGGCACAGGCCCGTTTCGTTTTGTTGAATGGCAATCAGATGAGTTGATCCGCCTTGAAAGAAACCCGGACTACTGGGACGGTCCTCCGGAATTTGAAGAGTTTGTCATGCGGGTTATTCCGGATGCTCTGACGCGGGAACTGGAGTTTTATGCCGGAGCAGTGGACAACTATGACGTCGAACCCTATCAAGTCAAGCGGCTTGCCAATGACCCGAGGTATCAAAGCTTTTCAACGGTGGGTTTCAATTATTCATACATTGGATATAACCTGCGAAAACCTTTGTTCAAGGACCCGGAAGTCCGCCGTGCTCTGGGGATGGCACTTGATGTTGAAAAGATCATCAAATATGTGATCTATGAGCAGGGTGAGCGCGTGACAGGTCCTTATCCCAAAATCACCGACTGGTACGATCCGTCTGTCAAACCACTTCCTTACGACCCTGAAGGGGCAATTGAAATATTGAATCGGCTCGGCTGGGAAAAGAACGCGGACGGCTGGTTGGAGAAAGATGGTAAGGAGTTTGAGTTCAACCTCATCACAAACAATGGCAACCCAAGCAGGAAAGCCATATTGACTGTTGTACAAAACCAATGGCGCAAGATCGGGATCAAGTGCAACACCCAACTGTTTGAATGGGCGGTGTTCCTGAAAGATTTTGTCAATTCAATGAAATTTGATGCCTTGATTCTGGGGTGGAGTATGGGGATAGATCCCGACCTTTACCAGCTCTGGCATTCAAGCCAGACTGGGCCCAGGCAACTCAATTTTGTAGGGTTTGAAAATGAGAAGGCGGACGAATTGATTGTCAGGATCCGTCAGGAATACGATCACGATCGACAAATTGAGATGGCGCATAAACTGCATGCGTTGATTGCGAAAGAACAGCCCTATACGTTTCTGTTTGTTGGCAAAGCCGCCCGACTTCTCGACAAAAAGCTGGTGATCGTCGACCAGAACCCGGATGGAACAGAAAGCTATCGTAAAATCACACCGGTCAAGGGCGGTAATATCCGGTACTATTTTAATCAGTGGCGCAAGCTGCCCAAAGCACCGGAATTTGCAGCTTCTCAATAG
- a CDS encoding YfhL family 4Fe-4S dicluster ferredoxin has product MATIITDECINCGVCEPECPNTAIDDGTKGGIDFYYIDPDLCTECVGFHGEEACQEVCPVDCCIPDVDRKESEEELLEKAAKIHPDQTFPALDDLTNETSLFRNPDRKNAHLSEE; this is encoded by the coding sequence ATGGCCACAATCATCACTGACGAATGTATCAACTGCGGTGTCTGTGAACCCGAATGTCCTAATACGGCAATTGACGATGGGACTAAAGGCGGAATCGATTTTTATTACATTGATCCGGATCTCTGTACCGAATGTGTGGGTTTTCACGGTGAAGAAGCTTGTCAGGAAGTATGCCCGGTAGACTGTTGTATCCCTGACGTAGATCGAAAAGAGTCAGAAGAAGAGCTTCTAGAGAAAGCCGCAAAAATCCACCCAGATCAGACGTTCCCTGCATTGGACGATTTGACCAACGAAACGTCTCTCTTCCGGAACCCTGACCGCAAGAACGCTCATTTGAGCGAAGAATAA